The Halomonas sp. KG2 genome contains a region encoding:
- a CDS encoding putative motility protein, with protein sequence MDVAVSNAVSTALYMNQAQSAEQAQMQLFKQALDMQAQQVSEVLASANMGAQPSLAQEGSVGTQVNTYA encoded by the coding sequence ATGGATGTTGCCGTAAGCAACGCAGTGAGCACCGCACTCTATATGAATCAAGCACAATCTGCTGAACAAGCACAGATGCAGCTTTTTAAGCAGGCTCTTGATATGCAAGCACAGCAAGTGTCGGAAGTGCTTGCCTCTGCTAATATGGGCGCTCAACCAAGCCTTGCCCAAGAAGGCAGCGTGGGGACTCAGGTCAATACTTACGCCTAG
- a CDS encoding FAD-binding oxidoreductase: MARQTVVLGAGMVGVSIAWHLQQRGHQVTLVDRRQPGRETSFGNAGIIQREAVRPYAFPRDMKTILSVLPNKRVDIRYRPAGMINAASPLLSYWHNSSSRHYKKIVPEYASLIQLCLKTHGPMIEAAKADHLVRREGWLEIYRTPEELAKRVKEAQDARDNFGVQFDVLDRAALEAKEPDLGSDIIGAIHWLDPWTVADPGGLVAAYADAFVQQGGRVLQTDIEGLKQQGERWQVDTAAECLEADEVVVALGPWAGSWLKGLGYHFPTFVKRGYHMHYATQPSKKLHYWLMDAEVGYLLAPMNAGVRLTTGAELDRLESPADEQQLAAAEKVARTIFPLAERRDASAWKGARPCLPDMKPVIGPAPKHRGLWLAFGHGHQGFTLGPATGQLLADMIEGKPTEIDMAPFRADRF, translated from the coding sequence ATGGCGCGTCAAACGGTGGTGTTAGGGGCAGGTATGGTCGGTGTCAGCATTGCATGGCACCTGCAGCAGCGTGGTCATCAAGTAACGCTGGTTGATCGCCGCCAACCTGGTCGTGAAACCTCTTTCGGCAATGCTGGCATTATCCAGCGCGAAGCGGTTCGTCCTTATGCTTTCCCGCGGGATATGAAAACCATCCTGAGCGTGCTGCCAAACAAGCGTGTTGATATTCGTTATCGGCCTGCCGGCATGATTAATGCTGCTTCGCCGCTGTTGAGCTACTGGCATAACTCTTCCAGCCGACACTATAAAAAAATAGTGCCTGAATATGCGTCATTGATACAGCTCTGCTTGAAGACTCACGGCCCCATGATTGAAGCGGCAAAGGCTGATCATTTGGTTCGCAGGGAAGGCTGGTTGGAAATTTATCGCACGCCTGAAGAATTAGCAAAACGTGTAAAAGAAGCGCAAGACGCCCGTGATAATTTTGGTGTTCAGTTTGACGTTTTGGACCGCGCTGCATTAGAGGCTAAAGAGCCAGATTTAGGTAGTGATATTATTGGTGCTATTCACTGGCTTGACCCCTGGACAGTTGCCGACCCGGGTGGGCTGGTTGCCGCTTATGCGGATGCTTTTGTCCAGCAGGGCGGACGTGTTTTGCAAACTGATATTGAGGGGCTGAAGCAACAAGGAGAGCGCTGGCAAGTCGATACGGCTGCTGAGTGCCTAGAAGCAGATGAGGTTGTCGTTGCACTAGGTCCATGGGCAGGTAGCTGGCTGAAAGGCTTAGGTTATCATTTCCCGACCTTTGTTAAGCGTGGCTATCACATGCACTACGCCACACAGCCTTCTAAAAAGCTTCATTACTGGTTAATGGATGCGGAAGTGGGTTACTTGCTTGCCCCCATGAATGCAGGCGTTCGGTTAACCACCGGGGCTGAGCTTGACCGGCTTGAGTCGCCAGCAGATGAGCAGCAGTTAGCGGCTGCAGAAAAAGTTGCGCGCACGATATTCCCCCTCGCTGAGCGTCGCGACGCCTCTGCTTGGAAAGGCGCGCGGCCATGTTTGCCTGACATGAAGCCTGTTATAGGGCCGGCTCCCAAGCATCGTGGTCTGTGGTTAGCTTTTGGACATGGGCATCAGGGATTTACCCTAGGTCCTGCTACCGGGCAATTGCTGGCGGATATGATAGAAGGTAAGCCGACAGAGATTGATATGGCGCCTTTCAGGGCTGACCGTTTCTAA
- the folD gene encoding bifunctional methylenetetrahydrofolate dehydrogenase/methenyltetrahydrofolate cyclohydrolase FolD — protein sequence MTAQLIDGKAIAANVRQQVAEKISARQQAGARAPGLAVVVVGEDPASHVYVSNKHRACEQAGIHSFQHALPADTQQHELEALVDQLNNDATVDGILVQLPLPEHLDSRPILERIRPDKDVDGFHPYNIGRLAQRMPSLRPCTPKGIMTMLAHSGIAVRGLDATVVGASNIVGRPMALELMLAGCTTTVCHRFTLQLESHVRRADLVVVAVGKPGIVKGEWIKPGAIVIDVGINRQEDGTLTGDVDFKAAAERASFITPVPGGVGPMTVATLLENTLEAAERHDKGLEQ from the coding sequence ATGACCGCCCAACTTATCGATGGCAAGGCCATCGCCGCTAATGTCCGCCAGCAAGTTGCCGAGAAAATCAGCGCGCGCCAGCAAGCTGGCGCGCGGGCACCTGGACTAGCTGTTGTTGTGGTCGGGGAAGACCCAGCCTCCCATGTTTATGTCAGCAACAAACACCGCGCCTGTGAGCAGGCAGGCATCCACTCTTTTCAACATGCGCTACCCGCTGATACGCAGCAGCATGAACTGGAAGCACTGGTCGATCAGTTAAACAACGATGCAACGGTTGACGGCATTCTTGTTCAACTGCCATTGCCAGAGCATTTAGACTCTCGCCCTATTCTTGAACGCATTCGCCCAGACAAGGACGTCGACGGTTTTCACCCATACAACATTGGTCGCCTGGCGCAACGTATGCCCTCACTCAGGCCCTGCACACCGAAAGGCATTATGACCATGCTCGCCCATAGCGGCATTGCCGTACGGGGGTTAGATGCCACTGTAGTCGGCGCGTCCAACATTGTCGGTCGGCCAATGGCGTTGGAGTTGATGCTGGCAGGTTGCACCACAACGGTATGCCACCGCTTCACTCTACAGCTTGAGTCACACGTGCGCCGCGCTGACTTGGTTGTTGTCGCTGTCGGCAAACCCGGCATTGTCAAAGGGGAATGGATCAAGCCGGGTGCCATCGTGATTGACGTTGGCATTAATCGCCAAGAAGACGGCACGCTCACTGGTGACGTTGATTTTAAAGCCGCAGCAGAACGCGCTAGCTTCATTACACCCGTGCCTGGCGGCGTTGGGCCGATGACCGTTGCCACGCTACTTGAAAACACGCTAGAAGCCGCTGAACGGCACGACAAAGGCCTAGAGCAGTAG
- the mtnN gene encoding 5'-methylthioadenosine/S-adenosylhomocysteine nucleosidase, translating into MQRIGIIGAMAQEVNILAGQLEGAERYEHAGFVFYTGTRHGLEIIVLQSGIGKVNAAVGTAILLERHQPDAIINTGSAGGFASDLAIGDVIISDEVRHHDVDAVVFGYELGQVPGMPAAYQADKQLRDIARNAIAALGEVNVREGLIATGDAFMADPVRVATTREQFPTMLAVEMEGAAIAQTCHLFDCPFVVIRALSDIPGSGDNHLSFEQFLDIAADHSSRMVDQMLIELGKIKQ; encoded by the coding sequence GTGCAACGTATTGGAATCATCGGCGCGATGGCGCAGGAAGTAAACATACTGGCAGGACAGCTAGAAGGCGCTGAACGCTACGAGCATGCTGGCTTCGTTTTTTATACGGGCACCCGTCACGGCTTGGAAATTATTGTGCTGCAGTCGGGGATAGGCAAGGTCAATGCGGCGGTAGGCACCGCGATTTTACTTGAGCGGCACCAGCCTGATGCGATCATTAACACCGGTTCCGCAGGCGGCTTTGCGAGCGATCTTGCTATTGGTGATGTGATTATTTCGGATGAAGTTCGCCATCATGACGTTGACGCAGTGGTCTTTGGCTATGAGCTTGGTCAGGTACCTGGCATGCCGGCAGCCTACCAAGCAGACAAACAACTTCGTGATATTGCCCGCAACGCCATTGCCGCATTAGGTGAAGTCAATGTACGTGAGGGGCTCATCGCCACAGGCGATGCCTTTATGGCCGACCCTGTTCGTGTCGCGACTACCCGTGAACAGTTTCCAACCATGCTAGCTGTCGAGATGGAAGGCGCCGCTATTGCACAAACATGTCATCTTTTTGACTGCCCATTTGTGGTCATTCGCGCGCTGTCTGATATCCCTGGCAGCGGTGACAACCACCTGTCATTCGAGCAATTTTTAGACATCGCGGCTGACCACTCATCACGGATGGTGGATCAGATGCTGATCGAGCTTGGTAAGATCAAGCAATAG
- the pyrC gene encoding dihydroorotase, producing MDAITLTRPDDWHLHLRDDEALSAVVGHTAAQMGRAIIMPNLRPPITTTAQALAYRQRILAALPEGSTFEPLMTLYLTDTTPPEEIERAAESGVVKAVKLYPAGATTNSASGVTDIAHCDDTIAMLASVGMPLLVHGEVTDHEIDIFDREAVFIEQVMKPLLARHPKLKVVFEHITTQQAAEFVAAAPDNIAATITAHHLLFNRNKMLAGGIRPHYYCLPILKREQHRQALLKAATSGSPKFFLGTDSAPHAQGDKESSCGCAGAYTAPAAIELYAAAFEEMDALDKLEAFASLNGPRFYGLPANADSVTLERRSWSLPAHYPYTAGQHIIPLMAGESLAWKLKA from the coding sequence GTGGACGCTATTACGTTGACTCGCCCCGATGATTGGCATCTTCATTTACGTGATGATGAAGCACTAAGCGCTGTGGTAGGTCATACCGCCGCCCAAATGGGGCGTGCGATTATAATGCCTAATTTAAGGCCGCCGATAACCACTACCGCGCAAGCACTAGCGTATCGGCAGAGAATTTTAGCAGCGTTGCCCGAAGGGAGTACGTTTGAACCTTTGATGACGCTCTATTTAACAGACACGACGCCTCCTGAAGAAATTGAGCGTGCTGCTGAAAGTGGTGTCGTGAAAGCCGTGAAGCTCTATCCCGCGGGCGCTACCACTAACTCTGCATCGGGCGTCACCGACATTGCCCACTGCGATGACACAATTGCGATGCTAGCAAGCGTTGGCATGCCGCTGTTGGTGCATGGTGAAGTGACCGATCATGAAATTGATATTTTTGATCGAGAAGCGGTGTTTATTGAGCAGGTGATGAAACCGCTTTTGGCTAGACACCCTAAGCTTAAGGTAGTGTTTGAGCATATTACGACCCAGCAGGCTGCCGAGTTTGTCGCAGCGGCACCTGATAACATTGCCGCTACGATTACGGCTCACCACCTGCTGTTTAATCGTAACAAAATGCTGGCAGGTGGTATTCGTCCACACTATTACTGCTTACCCATACTAAAGCGTGAGCAACATCGCCAGGCGTTGTTGAAAGCGGCGACCAGTGGCAGTCCTAAATTCTTTTTGGGCACCGATAGTGCGCCTCATGCCCAGGGTGACAAAGAGTCTAGCTGCGGCTGTGCAGGGGCATATACAGCGCCTGCTGCCATTGAACTCTATGCAGCTGCCTTCGAAGAAATGGATGCCTTGGACAAGTTAGAAGCGTTTGCCAGCCTCAATGGACCGCGTTTTTATGGATTACCGGCTAATGCTGATAGCGTGACGTTGGAGCGTCGTTCATGGAGTCTGCCAGCGCATTATCCCTATACGGCTGGTCAGCATATTATTCCATTAATGGCGGGGGAGAGCTTGGCATGGAAGCTGAAAGCGTAG
- a CDS encoding ATP-binding protein, which yields MPTPLPLPLSTPNRNLVRLTIVRGITWTGFLLAIIVGIELLAFDLPVTAVVSVVIAMGILNIVTWWRLGRPKAVNHFEYLAHLLADIAGLTLLFYFSGGSTNPFITYYLVPVTIAAATLPWRHAWIIAACSMAGYTYLMFFYHPIPQLGHINSDGPLSLHVLGMWLNFGLSAGLVTFFIYKMAHALRNRDKALSRTREAALRNEQVLAVATQAAGTAHELGTPLSTMAVLLNEMYQDAPNDSPLQQDIAILRQQVDVCKSRLQHLVATADRRRMAEPEILDAELWLAAVVQRWLVIRPDVSHFFDVAEKRGRPWLAVDATLDQALTNLLNNAADANPEQIAIRLDWQDESVVIDIRDHGPGIAMSIADQLGDTFISTKSKGMGIGLFLTHATINRFGGGVSLYNHPEGGTLTEVTLPLCSAPDK from the coding sequence ATGCCTACCCCCCTGCCTCTCCCGCTTTCGACGCCAAACCGTAACCTCGTTCGATTAACGATCGTCAGAGGTATCACCTGGACCGGCTTTTTACTGGCCATTATTGTTGGCATTGAGCTGCTCGCTTTCGACTTGCCAGTGACCGCAGTCGTCAGTGTTGTGATTGCCATGGGGATACTGAATATCGTCACATGGTGGCGCTTAGGCAGACCCAAAGCGGTTAATCATTTCGAATATCTTGCTCATTTACTGGCCGATATTGCAGGCTTAACACTGCTATTCTATTTTTCAGGCGGCTCAACAAACCCCTTTATTACTTACTATTTAGTGCCTGTCACTATCGCCGCTGCAACCCTCCCCTGGCGGCATGCTTGGATCATCGCCGCATGTTCAATGGCAGGTTACACCTACCTGATGTTCTTTTATCACCCGATACCTCAGCTGGGCCACATCAACAGCGACGGCCCACTAAGCCTTCACGTATTGGGTATGTGGCTTAATTTCGGCTTATCAGCCGGACTGGTCACGTTTTTTATCTACAAAATGGCCCATGCACTGCGTAATCGAGATAAAGCACTATCTCGCACGCGAGAAGCGGCCTTGCGCAATGAACAGGTGTTAGCCGTTGCTACTCAGGCCGCTGGCACGGCTCATGAGCTTGGCACACCGCTTTCAACCATGGCCGTGCTGCTAAATGAAATGTACCAGGACGCGCCTAATGACTCCCCCTTGCAACAAGATATAGCCATTCTTCGCCAGCAGGTAGACGTGTGCAAATCGCGCTTACAACACCTTGTTGCGACGGCTGATCGTCGGCGCATGGCAGAACCAGAGATACTGGATGCTGAACTGTGGTTAGCCGCCGTTGTGCAACGCTGGCTCGTTATCAGGCCAGATGTTAGCCACTTTTTTGATGTTGCCGAGAAACGCGGCCGCCCCTGGTTGGCCGTCGATGCCACATTAGATCAAGCGCTAACCAATTTGCTGAATAACGCCGCCGACGCCAATCCGGAACAAATTGCTATTCGACTGGATTGGCAAGATGAAAGCGTTGTTATTGATATACGCGACCATGGACCCGGCATCGCCATGTCGATTGCTGACCAGCTAGGCGACACGTTTATTTCCACCAAAAGCAAAGGCATGGGGATTGGGCTGTTTTTAACCCATGCCACCATTAATCGTTTCGGTGGTGGAGTAAGCCTGTACAATCATCCTGAAGGCGGTACGTTAACGGAAGTGACGCTGCCGCTTTGTTCCGCCCCTGATAAGTAA
- a CDS encoding response regulator transcription factor produces the protein MQTQDQRLLIVDDDEMFCHVLSRALSRRGFEVQVAHDADQAMTLITQFMPTMATLDLKLEHSSGLKLLPDMLASAPNCRIVVLTGYSSIATAVEAIKLGAVNYLCKPADADDVIAAFDHQDGDPNIELADNPPSINRITWEHIQKVLQEHDGNISATARALGMHRRTLQRKLQKRPVRR, from the coding sequence ATGCAGACGCAAGACCAACGCCTTCTAATCGTCGACGATGATGAAATGTTTTGTCACGTGCTAAGCAGAGCGCTTTCGCGTCGTGGTTTTGAGGTGCAAGTTGCCCACGATGCTGATCAAGCAATGACGCTGATCACGCAGTTTATGCCAACGATGGCAACACTCGATCTAAAACTTGAGCATAGTTCCGGGCTTAAGCTACTGCCCGACATGTTGGCAAGCGCACCGAATTGCCGCATTGTGGTATTAACGGGGTATTCCAGCATCGCCACAGCGGTAGAAGCCATCAAACTTGGCGCCGTTAACTATCTATGCAAACCAGCGGATGCCGACGATGTTATTGCAGCTTTTGACCATCAGGATGGCGATCCCAATATTGAGTTAGCCGACAATCCTCCCTCTATCAACCGTATAACGTGGGAACACATTCAAAAGGTGTTGCAAGAGCATGATGGCAACATTTCAGCCACGGCTAGGGCGCTCGGCATGCATCGGCGCACATTACAACGCAAATTACAGAAGCGCCCGGTACGTCGGTAA
- a CDS encoding 3-hydroxybutyrate dehydrogenase: MSSEKAVTPRVAVVTGTSSGIGEAVVKHFCEQGFQVLAVDFNPAGKEVADAAGAAFYQGDLTDPDACRGAIADAVKRFGGVDILVNNAGIQHVASIETFPEEKWRQIIDLMLTAPFLLTQAAWPHMRKKGWGRVINIASVHAQVASPGKAAYISAKHGMIGLTKTAALEGGEQGITANTICPAYVKTPLVDNQIADQAKLHGMDEQEVIEKIMLKNAAVKRLIEPSEVAQLVAYLASDAAGAVTGASWNIDLGWTAQ, encoded by the coding sequence ATGTCCTCTGAAAAAGCTGTCACACCCCGTGTTGCTGTGGTCACTGGCACTAGCAGCGGTATTGGTGAAGCGGTAGTGAAGCATTTCTGTGAGCAGGGTTTTCAAGTGTTAGCAGTAGACTTTAACCCGGCTGGAAAAGAAGTGGCTGACGCGGCTGGCGCAGCGTTTTATCAGGGGGATTTAACCGACCCCGACGCGTGCCGTGGAGCGATTGCTGATGCGGTTAAACGCTTTGGTGGCGTCGATATTTTGGTTAATAATGCAGGTATTCAACACGTCGCTTCTATTGAGACGTTCCCTGAAGAGAAGTGGCGCCAAATCATTGATTTAATGCTGACGGCGCCGTTTTTGCTTACCCAGGCAGCATGGCCACATATGCGTAAAAAAGGCTGGGGGCGTGTGATTAATATTGCGTCTGTTCATGCACAGGTGGCTTCACCAGGCAAAGCCGCTTATATCAGTGCCAAGCATGGCATGATCGGGCTAACGAAAACCGCCGCTTTAGAAGGTGGTGAGCAGGGGATTACCGCCAATACTATTTGCCCCGCCTATGTAAAAACACCGCTGGTAGATAATCAGATTGCTGACCAAGCCAAGCTACATGGGATGGATGAGCAAGAGGTGATTGAAAAAATCATGCTAAAAAACGCAGCGGTTAAGCGCTTGATCGAGCCTTCCGAGGTGGCTCAGCTAGTTGCTTACTTAGCTTCCGATGCGGCAGGCGCTGTAACGGGTGCCAGCTGGAACATTGATCTAGGATGGACCGCCCAATAG
- the hybE gene encoding [NiFe]-hydrogenase assembly chaperone HybE, translated as MQTLAGQEYARLAELALHYRDAHLRSMKQTDHYNPRLGVDALCFQPWEEGHATLLVGALITPCAMWLVAVPRLDQHDPLGSVLRLNLPSGHYSLSCEQLPNGSELYKRVILEDLSDLESIQEAARLAQRMMMQLMASDKSSPEVG; from the coding sequence ATGCAAACCTTAGCTGGCCAAGAATACGCACGCTTAGCTGAATTAGCGTTGCATTATCGAGATGCGCATCTGCGCTCAATGAAGCAGACGGATCATTATAACCCTCGTCTTGGTGTTGATGCGCTGTGCTTCCAGCCTTGGGAAGAGGGGCATGCGACACTACTGGTCGGTGCGTTAATAACACCTTGTGCGATGTGGCTAGTGGCTGTGCCACGTCTGGATCAGCATGACCCCCTGGGGAGTGTATTGCGTCTCAACCTTCCTTCTGGGCACTATTCGCTTTCATGTGAACAGTTGCCCAACGGCAGCGAGCTTTATAAGCGCGTCATTCTGGAGGATCTAAGTGATCTAGAAAGTATCCAGGAAGCTGCGCGACTGGCCCAGCGCATGATGATGCAGTTAATGGCGTCTGATAAATCTTCTCCAGAGGTTGGTTAG
- a CDS encoding GrxA family glutaredoxin — MFVVIFGRMSCPFCVRAKHLAEHLESNGKIEGYRYVDMPSEGVTKEDIAKTAGKPIHTVPQVFVDQQHIGGFTEFDHFVRQQQLLAS, encoded by the coding sequence ATGTTTGTGGTAATTTTTGGCCGCATGTCATGCCCTTTCTGCGTACGCGCAAAACATCTCGCAGAGCATTTAGAGAGCAACGGAAAGATAGAAGGCTACCGCTACGTTGATATGCCTTCAGAAGGCGTTACCAAGGAAGATATTGCAAAAACGGCTGGTAAGCCTATTCATACCGTTCCCCAAGTGTTTGTTGACCAGCAGCACATAGGCGGTTTTACTGAGTTCGACCATTTTGTGCGCCAACAGCAGCTACTGGCTTCTTAA
- a CDS encoding DUF1338 family protein, giving the protein MQREEFVQQLWLDYIHTHPDLGGLRLWPLSTSAEYLTLVTLNHGPFAASELNASLAHMGYRSVGHYAMADKGLLVHLLAPNDNSSWLVLAELQLGTLSKAPREALTQLVLQSHPADCQGQNLLSRGRPWPMPSWALYQQLQQAHPLAAWLAIMGPRLHHAGFDCSTIGEPLDTLHSQLEACGMPSFEGQQNGVFSVSSLLEHRFYPAMPQKTVFSSGDEHRLCLGGLALVQKHVGDDHERIAEILLPFHTRCEMA; this is encoded by the coding sequence ATGCAGCGAGAGGAGTTTGTTCAACAGCTTTGGCTGGACTACATACATACACACCCAGACCTTGGCGGACTAAGATTGTGGCCACTAAGTACCTCAGCCGAGTATTTGACCTTGGTGACGCTAAATCATGGCCCCTTTGCTGCTAGCGAGCTCAACGCCAGCCTTGCACATATGGGCTACCGATCAGTTGGCCATTACGCTATGGCTGATAAAGGCCTTTTGGTGCATTTACTTGCACCTAATGACAATAGCAGTTGGCTGGTATTAGCAGAATTGCAGCTGGGTACGCTTTCAAAAGCCCCCCGCGAAGCACTAACGCAGCTCGTGCTACAAAGCCACCCGGCCGATTGCCAAGGGCAAAATTTACTAAGCCGAGGACGCCCATGGCCAATGCCCTCTTGGGCGCTCTATCAGCAGCTACAACAGGCACATCCCCTCGCTGCTTGGCTAGCGATCATGGGCCCTAGACTGCATCACGCAGGTTTCGACTGCTCAACGATTGGCGAGCCCCTAGACACCTTGCATAGTCAGCTTGAAGCATGCGGCATGCCCAGTTTTGAGGGACAACAAAACGGCGTATTTTCCGTGTCATCGCTACTTGAGCATCGATTTTATCCTGCAATGCCACAAAAAACCGTTTTCAGCTCAGGCGATGAGCATCGTCTTTGTCTGGGGGGACTAGCACTCGTGCAAAAACATGTCGGCGACGACCATGAGCGTATTGCTGAAATCCTGCTGCCTTTCCACACCCGCTGTGAAATGGCGTGA
- a CDS encoding CoA transferase subunit B, which yields MALTREQMAQRVARELEDGFYVNLGIGIPTLVANYVPDGIDVMLQSENGLLGMGRFPTEEEVDADMINAGKQTVTARPGAAIFSSAESFAMIRGGHVDLTVLGAFEVDQEGNIASWMVPGKLIKGMGGAMDLVAGAENIICTMTHASKHGESKLLEKCTLPLTGAGCINRVLTDLAYLEIKDGAFILKERAPGVSVEEIIEKTAGKLIVPDHVPEMTFDAE from the coding sequence ATGGCTTTAACACGTGAGCAAATGGCACAGCGCGTTGCGCGTGAACTTGAAGACGGCTTTTACGTCAATTTAGGTATCGGCATACCTACGTTGGTTGCCAACTATGTGCCGGACGGCATTGATGTCATGCTGCAGTCCGAAAATGGACTGCTGGGTATGGGGCGTTTTCCCACTGAGGAAGAAGTTGATGCTGATATGATCAACGCCGGTAAGCAGACGGTCACCGCTCGTCCTGGGGCTGCTATTTTCTCTTCAGCAGAATCATTCGCCATGATTCGTGGCGGTCATGTGGACCTGACCGTGCTGGGTGCTTTTGAAGTGGACCAAGAGGGAAATATTGCGTCATGGATGGTGCCAGGCAAGCTCATCAAAGGGATGGGTGGTGCGATGGATTTGGTTGCTGGCGCAGAAAATATTATCTGTACTATGACGCACGCCTCGAAACACGGTGAGTCCAAGTTGCTAGAAAAGTGCACGCTTCCTCTAACAGGGGCAGGTTGCATCAATCGCGTATTGACCGACCTCGCTTATTTGGAAATTAAAGACGGTGCTTTTATTCTCAAAGAGCGTGCACCGGGTGTCAGTGTTGAAGAAATTATTGAAAAAACAGCTGGTAAACTGATTGTGCCCGATCACGTTCCTGAAATGACGTTTGACGCTGAATAA
- a CDS encoding CoA transferase subunit A: MAGFDKRVSSYEEAMEGIESGMTVIAGGFGLCGIPENLIAEIKRRAVTDLTVVSNNCGADGFGLGVLLEDRQIRKILASYVGENAMFEQQMLNDEIEVVLTPQGTLAEKMRAGGAGIPAFYTATGYGTPIGEGKEVREFNGRHYILEEAITGDFAIVKGWKADRYGNVMYRHTAQNFNPMAATAGKITVVEVEEIVEPGELEPSQIHTPGIYVDRIIQGSFEKRIEKRTVRS; this comes from the coding sequence ATGGCAGGATTTGATAAGCGTGTATCTTCCTATGAGGAAGCGATGGAAGGTATCGAAAGTGGCATGACCGTGATTGCTGGCGGTTTTGGCCTTTGCGGCATTCCTGAAAATTTGATCGCTGAGATTAAACGTCGGGCTGTCACTGACCTCACGGTAGTGTCTAACAATTGCGGTGCTGATGGTTTCGGACTTGGCGTGCTGCTCGAAGATCGTCAGATTCGTAAAATTCTCGCTTCTTATGTTGGCGAGAACGCAATGTTTGAACAGCAAATGCTTAACGACGAAATTGAAGTTGTGCTAACACCCCAAGGCACGCTGGCCGAGAAAATGCGCGCCGGTGGTGCGGGTATCCCTGCATTCTATACCGCCACAGGTTACGGAACACCTATTGGTGAAGGTAAAGAGGTGCGTGAATTTAACGGCCGCCACTATATTTTAGAAGAAGCCATTACTGGTGATTTCGCGATTGTTAAAGGCTGGAAAGCGGATCGCTACGGCAACGTCATGTATCGGCACACGGCACAAAACTTCAATCCTATGGCAGCCACTGCTGGAAAAATAACGGTTGTAGAAGTTGAGGAAATTGTTGAACCAGGCGAATTGGAGCCAAGCCAGATCCATACCCCCGGTATCTACGTGGATCGCATTATTCAAGGCTCATTCGAGAAGCGCATCGAAAAACGCACGGTACGTAGCTGA
- a CDS encoding LysR family transcriptional regulator translates to MTVKQLRAFLAVAQTLSFTQACERLHLSQPALSLAIKGLEDSLGGKLLIRSTRSVRLTPEGETLIPLAKHLLAQWDNTEERLRQRFTLQLGRLSVAAMPSFACNLLPSALVTFRRQYPKINITVHDVINEEVIDMVRSRQVEIGIAFLPEGTGSLTFTPLFEDQFIAVVPPQSDLAQANTLSWATLLQQDFITLQRPSMVRRLLEQGLAKQHIDLPVAFESHQLSTVGRMVADGLGVSAVPSMCIQQMHQLGARCVPLTSPGIACRVGILTHHELSVAAQALSKVLIEGINTPTLTP, encoded by the coding sequence ATGACCGTTAAGCAACTTCGCGCTTTTCTGGCGGTAGCCCAAACCCTGAGCTTTACCCAAGCCTGTGAGCGCCTGCACCTGTCTCAGCCAGCACTCAGCTTGGCCATCAAAGGGCTTGAAGATTCGCTGGGGGGAAAGCTGTTGATACGCAGCACCCGTAGCGTCCGACTCACACCTGAGGGTGAAACCCTTATCCCACTGGCGAAGCATTTACTTGCTCAGTGGGATAATACTGAAGAGCGACTGCGCCAACGCTTCACTCTCCAGCTTGGCCGTTTAAGCGTAGCAGCCATGCCCTCTTTTGCGTGTAATTTGCTGCCTAGCGCCCTGGTTACCTTTCGTCGGCAATATCCGAAAATCAATATTACTGTCCATGATGTTATCAACGAAGAAGTCATCGACATGGTGCGCTCTCGCCAAGTGGAAATCGGCATTGCCTTTTTACCCGAAGGAACCGGCAGCTTAACGTTTACGCCACTCTTTGAAGATCAGTTTATCGCTGTTGTTCCCCCCCAATCAGACTTGGCCCAGGCCAACACACTGAGCTGGGCCACCTTGTTACAACAGGATTTTATTACCCTTCAACGCCCATCAATGGTGCGTAGATTGCTAGAGCAGGGACTTGCCAAACAACACATTGACTTACCGGTCGCTTTTGAAAGCCATCAGCTTTCAACCGTTGGTAGAATGGTGGCCGATGGCTTAGGCGTAAGTGCCGTGCCTTCCATGTGTATTCAGCAAATGCACCAACTCGGCGCTCGTTGCGTTCCCTTAACCTCGCCAGGCATTGCCTGCCGAGTTGGGATACTGACGCATCATGAGTTATCTGTCGCGGCACAGGCTCTGAGCAAAGTACTAATCGAAGGTATCAACACACCGACACTGACGCCCTAG